Proteins from a genomic interval of Rhodococcus rhodochrous:
- a CDS encoding DUF5682 family protein, with amino-acid sequence MTDVLFDRAAAPAEIRVFGIRHHGPGSARAVLQALAEFEPDTVLIEGPSDADPVLALAAADDMVPPVALLAYARDEPAQAAFWPFAAFSPEWQALRWAYLHDADVRFCDLPAAMSLAAEREVGDRATDDLLGMLARAGGYADFEQWWDAVVEHGTAQAFDEITDAMRALREDVGIDDHTARREAHMRQVLRATVKAGARAIAVVCGAMHAPALTGRLGPAAPDARLLKGMPKVKTTLTWVPWSHSRLSLSSGYGAGITSPGWYHHLFTQPTDTTARWFTRVARVLRKEDLPVSSAHVIEATRLADTLAALRGRAVAGLDEVVEATRSVLCDGDDVLLDLVTRRLVVGEALGSVSEDTPTVPLDTDLQRNAKSLRLKRSAEAKNLDLDLRREIDVARSRLLHRLALLGIDWGTPTESEVRSTGTFRETWTLRWEPELSVAIVEASRWGTTVESAAGATVGDRAARSGIALADLTELLERALLADLRTTIPSLVTAIDAAAALDHDVLHLMSALPTLVRTVRYGDVRGTDLSSLEHVCDALLARVCAGLPAAVTGLDHDAADALRTAIDDVHLALALREDPSATGRWLDTLTSVSERDDVDGLLVGRTTRMLRDTGRLGEHDAAVRVARALSVGSPAPAKARWIDGFLGGGGLLLVHDSALFDLVDEWISGLTDDDFVDVLPVLRRTFGSFAFGERRLLGQTVRGERTRGTEAPPAVDRGRIALTATASILGVSA; translated from the coding sequence GTGACCGACGTTCTCTTCGACCGCGCGGCTGCGCCCGCGGAGATCCGGGTCTTCGGAATCCGGCACCACGGGCCGGGTTCGGCGCGCGCGGTCCTGCAGGCACTCGCGGAGTTCGAACCCGACACCGTCCTCATCGAGGGTCCGTCGGACGCCGATCCGGTGCTCGCGCTCGCCGCGGCCGACGACATGGTTCCGCCGGTCGCATTGCTGGCCTACGCCCGCGACGAACCGGCGCAGGCCGCGTTCTGGCCGTTCGCGGCCTTCTCGCCCGAGTGGCAGGCCCTGCGGTGGGCGTACCTGCACGACGCCGACGTGCGGTTCTGCGATCTTCCGGCGGCGATGTCGCTCGCCGCCGAACGCGAGGTCGGCGACCGCGCGACCGACGATCTGCTCGGCATGCTCGCCCGCGCCGGCGGCTACGCCGATTTCGAGCAGTGGTGGGATGCGGTGGTCGAGCACGGCACCGCACAGGCCTTCGACGAGATCACCGACGCGATGCGGGCGCTGCGCGAAGATGTCGGGATCGACGACCACACCGCGCGACGCGAGGCGCACATGCGGCAGGTGCTGCGCGCGACGGTCAAGGCCGGGGCCCGCGCGATCGCCGTGGTGTGCGGGGCGATGCACGCGCCCGCACTGACCGGCCGACTCGGACCGGCCGCCCCCGACGCGCGTCTGCTCAAGGGCATGCCCAAGGTCAAGACCACTCTCACGTGGGTGCCGTGGAGCCACTCCCGGTTGTCGCTGTCGTCGGGCTACGGCGCCGGCATCACCTCGCCAGGCTGGTACCACCACCTGTTCACACAGCCCACGGACACGACCGCACGCTGGTTCACCCGCGTGGCCCGTGTCCTGCGCAAGGAGGATCTGCCCGTCTCGAGCGCCCACGTCATCGAGGCGACGCGCCTCGCCGACACGCTCGCGGCACTGCGCGGTCGCGCGGTGGCCGGACTCGACGAGGTCGTCGAAGCGACCCGATCGGTGCTGTGCGACGGCGACGACGTCCTGCTCGACCTCGTCACACGGCGGCTCGTCGTCGGCGAGGCACTCGGTTCGGTCTCCGAGGACACCCCCACCGTCCCGCTCGACACCGACCTGCAGCGGAATGCGAAGTCGTTGCGTCTCAAGCGGTCCGCCGAAGCGAAGAACCTCGATCTGGACCTGCGCCGCGAGATCGACGTCGCGCGGTCGCGACTGCTGCACCGCCTGGCGCTGCTCGGGATCGACTGGGGCACGCCCACGGAGAGCGAGGTGCGCTCGACCGGCACGTTCCGCGAGACCTGGACGCTGCGGTGGGAACCCGAGTTGTCGGTGGCGATCGTCGAGGCGTCCCGGTGGGGCACGACGGTGGAATCCGCGGCGGGTGCCACGGTGGGCGACCGTGCCGCACGCTCCGGGATCGCGCTCGCCGACCTCACCGAACTCCTCGAACGGGCGTTGCTCGCCGACCTGCGGACCACGATCCCGTCGCTGGTGACGGCGATCGATGCGGCGGCCGCTCTCGATCACGATGTGCTGCACCTGATGAGCGCACTGCCGACCCTCGTGCGCACCGTCCGGTACGGCGATGTGCGAGGCACCGATCTGTCCTCCCTGGAACACGTCTGCGACGCCCTCCTCGCGCGGGTGTGCGCCGGTCTCCCGGCGGCGGTCACCGGCCTCGACCACGACGCCGCCGATGCGCTGCGCACCGCGATCGACGATGTGCACCTCGCTCTCGCACTGCGCGAGGACCCGAGCGCGACCGGTCGATGGCTCGACACACTGACGTCGGTGAGCGAGCGCGACGACGTCGACGGGCTGCTCGTCGGCCGCACCACCCGGATGCTGCGCGACACCGGCCGACTCGGCGAACACGACGCGGCCGTGCGGGTCGCGCGAGCGTTGTCGGTGGGGTCACCCGCACCCGCGAAGGCGCGCTGGATCGACGGTTTCCTCGGCGGGGGCGGGCTCCTGCTCGTCCACGACAGCGCACTGTTCGACCTCGTCGACGAATGGATCAGCGGCCTCACCGACGACGATTTCGTCGACGTCCTACCCGTCCTCCGACGCACCTTCGGGTCGTTCGCCTTCGGTGAGCGACGCCTGCTCGGACAGACGGTGCGGGGCGAACGCACCCGCGGCACGGAGGCACCGCCGGCCGTGGACCGCGGCCGGATCGCCCTGACCGCCACCGCGTCGATTCTGGGAGTGTCTGCATGA
- a CDS encoding VWA domain-containing protein encodes MTTESGDTERLRRWRLALGEAAEDSTGSLSSADDNAMDAALAALYDSAPGDGTAPRTAGLGASAPRVARWLGDIRTYFPTSVVQVMQRDAVDRLGLTRLLLEPEMLGAVEPDVHLVGTLLSLNRVMPETTKATARTVVEKVVREIEARIAQHTRTAVTGALDRSSRTSNPKLRDIDWDRTIRANLAHYLPEHRTVVPEKLVGYGRRSQAVKRDVVLAVDQSGSMASSVVYASVFAAVLASMRALRTSLVVFDTAVVDLTDKLADPVDVLFGTQLGGGTDINRAIAYSRSLITRPADSLFVLISDLYEGGIRAEMLSRIREMLAAGVQVVVLLALSDDGAPSFDRDNAAALAELGVPAFACTPDRFPELLAVALERGDVGRWSQSG; translated from the coding sequence ATGACAACCGAATCCGGCGACACCGAACGCCTGCGCCGCTGGCGGCTCGCACTCGGCGAGGCCGCGGAGGACTCCACGGGATCCCTGTCCTCGGCCGACGACAATGCGATGGACGCCGCGCTCGCCGCGCTGTACGACAGCGCGCCCGGCGACGGCACGGCACCGCGCACCGCAGGTCTCGGCGCATCCGCACCCAGGGTGGCGCGCTGGCTCGGCGACATCCGCACCTACTTCCCGACATCCGTCGTCCAGGTGATGCAGCGCGACGCCGTGGATCGGCTCGGGTTGACCCGGCTGCTCCTCGAACCCGAGATGCTCGGGGCCGTCGAACCGGACGTGCACCTCGTGGGCACGTTGCTGAGCCTGAACCGCGTGATGCCGGAGACCACCAAGGCGACGGCACGGACGGTCGTCGAGAAGGTCGTGCGCGAGATCGAGGCTCGCATCGCGCAGCACACCCGCACCGCCGTCACGGGTGCGCTCGACCGGTCGTCGCGGACGTCGAATCCGAAACTGCGCGACATCGACTGGGATCGCACGATCCGCGCGAACCTGGCCCACTACCTGCCGGAGCATCGCACGGTGGTGCCCGAGAAGCTGGTGGGCTACGGGCGCCGCTCCCAGGCGGTGAAGCGCGACGTGGTGCTCGCGGTGGACCAGTCCGGGTCGATGGCGTCGAGCGTGGTCTACGCGTCGGTGTTCGCGGCGGTCCTGGCGTCGATGCGGGCACTGCGGACCTCGCTGGTCGTCTTCGACACCGCGGTGGTGGATCTGACCGACAAGCTCGCCGATCCGGTGGACGTGCTGTTCGGCACCCAGCTCGGCGGCGGCACCGACATCAATCGGGCGATCGCCTACAGCAGGTCGCTCATCACGCGCCCGGCCGATTCGCTGTTCGTGCTCATCTCGGATCTGTACGAGGGCGGCATCCGCGCCGAGATGCTCTCGCGCATCCGGGAGATGCTCGCCGCGGGTGTGCAGGTCGTGGTGTTGCTGGCGCTGTCCGACGACGGGGCGCCGTCCTTCGACCGCGACAACGCTGCGGCGCTCGCCGAACTCGGGGTTCCCGCCTTCGCGTGCACGCCCGACCGGTTCCCGGAACTGCTCGCCGTCGCGCTCGAGCGGGGTGACGTCGGACGCTGGTCGCAGTCCGGGTGA
- a CDS encoding MFS transporter, giving the protein MSVTPPDDGRPARAKPVLASLILVAAVANLNLAVANVALPEIGKAFDASQTQLNLVAVGYSVGLAASVLYLGAVGDRYGRKTMLLLGMALSVPASAVAGFAPSTEVLFAARVLGGVSAGLAFPTTLALITALWSGAARTRAIALWSSIGGGLTALGPLVAGTLLEQFFWGSVFLVTIPLALIAFALTWMFVPSHVNESTDPVDHLGGVVSIVLVGSLVLGINFVPVDGMETIAVSALVIALVAVVLFVMRQLRAANPLFDLRVARRRVFWVAAVAGIIVFGTLMGTMYISQQYLQNVLGYSTLAAGSAALPAAFVMVLVAPQSAKLVGSRGSRFTLLSGYVAIVAGLVVALMLWDEDAHYWVVALSFVCLGAGVGLAGTPASHSLTGSVPVARAGMASGTADLQRDLGGAIVQSILGALLTAGYSASLAATIAASPQAAAVDEQTETALEKSFAGAVGIAEHYPQYAPQIIEAARSAFLDGDTRAYTAAIAIVLVGAALVAFVFPSRATEIALLERYAEEDGDVTVGSPGEPAH; this is encoded by the coding sequence GTGTCCGTGACCCCACCTGACGACGGTCGGCCGGCACGCGCGAAGCCGGTGCTGGCCTCGCTGATCCTCGTCGCCGCCGTGGCGAACCTGAACCTCGCCGTCGCGAACGTGGCACTGCCCGAGATCGGGAAGGCGTTCGACGCGAGCCAGACCCAGCTCAACCTCGTCGCCGTGGGTTATTCCGTCGGCCTCGCCGCGTCGGTGCTCTACCTCGGTGCCGTCGGCGACCGTTACGGACGCAAGACGATGCTGCTGCTCGGCATGGCGTTGTCGGTTCCGGCCTCGGCGGTCGCCGGGTTCGCGCCGAGCACCGAGGTGCTGTTCGCGGCGCGGGTGCTCGGCGGTGTCTCCGCCGGTCTGGCGTTCCCCACCACCTTGGCCCTGATCACCGCACTGTGGTCGGGCGCAGCCCGCACGCGCGCGATCGCATTGTGGTCGTCGATCGGCGGTGGCCTGACCGCGCTCGGCCCGCTCGTCGCCGGCACCCTGCTCGAACAGTTCTTCTGGGGTTCGGTCTTCCTGGTGACGATCCCGCTCGCGCTGATCGCTTTCGCCCTGACCTGGATGTTCGTGCCGAGCCACGTCAACGAGTCGACCGATCCGGTCGATCATCTCGGCGGCGTGGTCTCGATCGTGTTGGTCGGCTCGCTCGTCCTCGGCATCAACTTCGTGCCCGTCGACGGGATGGAGACCATCGCGGTGTCCGCTCTCGTGATCGCTCTCGTCGCGGTGGTCCTCTTCGTCATGCGCCAGCTGCGCGCGGCGAATCCCCTGTTCGACCTGCGGGTCGCCCGGCGTCGCGTGTTCTGGGTCGCGGCCGTTGCGGGCATCATCGTGTTCGGCACCCTGATGGGCACGATGTACATCAGTCAGCAGTACCTGCAGAACGTGCTCGGTTACTCGACGCTCGCGGCCGGATCGGCGGCGCTGCCCGCAGCATTCGTGATGGTGCTGGTGGCGCCGCAATCGGCGAAACTCGTCGGGTCGCGCGGCTCCCGCTTCACGCTGCTGTCCGGTTACGTGGCGATCGTGGCCGGGCTCGTCGTCGCACTGATGCTGTGGGATGAGGACGCGCACTACTGGGTGGTCGCCCTGAGCTTCGTGTGCCTCGGAGCCGGTGTCGGTCTCGCCGGTACCCCGGCCTCGCATTCGCTCACCGGCTCGGTGCCGGTCGCCCGTGCCGGGATGGCCTCCGGCACGGCCGATCTGCAACGCGATCTCGGTGGCGCGATCGTCCAGTCGATCCTCGGCGCACTTCTCACGGCCGGGTACTCGGCCTCGCTCGCCGCGACGATCGCGGCGAGTCCGCAGGCCGCGGCGGTCGACGAGCAGACCGAGACCGCACTGGAGAAGTCGTTCGCCGGTGCGGTCGGGATCGCCGAACACTATCCGCAGTACGCACCGCAGATCATCGAGGCCGCCCGGTCGGCCTTCCTCGACGGCGACACCCGCGCCTACACGGCCGCGATTGCGATCGTGCTGGTCGGAGCGGCCCTGGTGGCCTTCGTGTTCCCGTCCCGCGCCACCGAGATCGCGCTGCTCGAGCGGTACGCCGAGGAGGACGGCGACGTCACGGTCGGCTCCCCTGGGGAACCGGCCCACTGA
- a CDS encoding iron-siderophore ABC transporter substrate-binding protein, translating to MTRRSAALLRSAALFTATAIALTACGSSDTESDSGSAPADGAFPVTVDTKFGEVTIESAPERVAALGWGDAETALALGVQPVAASDWLAFGGDGVGPWAQGLYDSPPELIGTIEPSFEMLAAQEPDLILDTKSSGEPARYETLSGIAPTVAGPEGSDAYLTSLDDQVTSVATALDVPDKGAELLSQIDADFEQAAADNSEFAGKTVTVASYTSEGWGAYVVGDSRVDFMTELGFVNNPQVQAAATDDFFITVSDENLNMLDADLLIVLPIYVPAAEVTDNPVFQQIPAVRDGRFLVLDSDSDISAAFSTNSVLSVPFALDELVPLVAERVN from the coding sequence ATGACACGCCGATCCGCTGCGTTGCTCCGTTCCGCCGCTCTGTTCACGGCCACCGCGATCGCGCTGACCGCGTGCGGGTCGTCCGACACGGAGTCCGACTCCGGTTCGGCGCCGGCCGACGGCGCCTTCCCCGTCACCGTCGACACGAAGTTCGGGGAGGTCACCATCGAATCCGCCCCCGAACGCGTCGCGGCTCTGGGCTGGGGCGACGCCGAAACTGCACTGGCCCTCGGCGTTCAGCCGGTGGCGGCGAGCGACTGGCTCGCCTTCGGCGGCGACGGCGTGGGGCCGTGGGCGCAGGGGCTGTACGACTCGCCGCCGGAGCTCATCGGCACGATCGAGCCGTCCTTCGAGATGCTCGCGGCGCAGGAGCCCGATCTGATCCTCGACACCAAGAGTTCCGGTGAGCCGGCCCGCTACGAGACGCTGTCGGGGATCGCCCCCACCGTCGCCGGACCGGAAGGCAGCGACGCCTATCTGACGTCGCTCGACGACCAGGTGACCTCCGTGGCAACGGCTCTCGATGTCCCGGACAAGGGCGCCGAGCTGCTGTCGCAGATCGATGCGGACTTCGAGCAGGCCGCCGCCGACAACTCGGAGTTCGCGGGCAAGACCGTCACCGTCGCCTCCTACACGTCGGAGGGGTGGGGCGCCTACGTCGTCGGCGACTCGCGCGTCGACTTCATGACCGAGCTCGGCTTCGTGAACAATCCGCAGGTGCAGGCCGCGGCGACGGACGATTTCTTCATCACCGTCTCCGACGAGAACCTGAACATGCTCGATGCCGACCTGCTGATCGTGCTGCCGATCTACGTGCCGGCCGCCGAGGTGACCGACAACCCCGTCTTCCAGCAGATCCCGGCGGTGCGCGACGGCCGGTTCCTCGTGCTCGACAGCGATTCCGATATCTCTGCGGCGTTCTCGACGAACTCGGTGCTGTCGGTTCCGTTCGCGCTCGACGAGCTGGTTCCGCTGGTGGCCGAACGCGTGAACTGA
- a CDS encoding succinate dehydrogenase/fumarate reductase iron-sulfur subunit, which produces MGYQAAFRIWRGDADGGELRDYTVEVNEGEVVLDILHRLQATQAPDLAVRWNCKAGKCGSCSAEVDGRPRLTCMTRMSLFDLDATITVTPMRTFPIIRDLVTDVSFNYRKAREIPAFAPPPDLAPGEYRMQQVDVQRSQEFRKCIECYLCQNVCHVVRDHEENKEAFAGPRYLMRIAELEMHPLDVADRRDVAQDEHGLGMCNITKCCTEVCPENIHITDNALIPMKERVAGRRYDPIVWLGNKLFRR; this is translated from the coding sequence ATGGGCTACCAGGCGGCGTTCAGGATCTGGCGGGGCGACGCCGACGGCGGGGAACTGCGGGACTACACCGTCGAGGTCAACGAGGGCGAGGTCGTCCTCGACATCCTGCACCGCCTGCAGGCCACCCAGGCACCGGATCTCGCCGTGCGCTGGAACTGCAAGGCGGGCAAGTGCGGATCGTGTTCGGCGGAGGTCGACGGCCGCCCGCGCCTGACGTGCATGACCCGCATGTCGCTGTTCGATCTCGACGCGACGATCACCGTGACCCCGATGCGCACCTTCCCGATCATCCGCGATCTCGTCACCGACGTCTCGTTCAACTACCGGAAGGCACGCGAGATACCGGCCTTCGCGCCGCCTCCCGATCTGGCGCCGGGGGAGTACCGGATGCAGCAGGTCGATGTGCAGCGCTCCCAGGAGTTCCGCAAGTGCATCGAATGCTATCTGTGCCAGAACGTCTGCCACGTGGTGCGCGACCACGAGGAGAACAAGGAGGCCTTCGCCGGTCCCCGCTATCTCATGCGCATCGCGGAACTCGAGATGCACCCGCTCGACGTCGCCGACCGGCGCGACGTCGCGCAGGACGAGCACGGCCTGGGCATGTGCAATATCACCAAGTGCTGCACCGAGGTGTGCCCGGAGAACATCCACATCACCGACAACGCGCTGATCCCGATGAAGGAACGCGTCGCCGGCCGCCGCTACGACCCGATCGTCTGGCTCGGCAACAAGCTGTTCCGGCGCTGA
- a CDS encoding fumarate reductase/succinate dehydrogenase flavoprotein subunit — MVDVERHKVDVVVIGAGGAGLRAVIEARQRGFSVAVVCKSLFGKAHTVMAEGGCAAAMGNANPRDSWQVHFQDTMRGGKFLNNWRMAELHAREAPDRVWELETYGALFDRTPDGRISQRNFGGHTYPRLAHVGDRTGLELIRTMQQKIVSLQQEDHAQHGDYEARVRVFAECTITELLKDAEGRIAGAFGYWRETGRFVLFEAPAVVIATGGIGKSWKVTSNSWEYTGDGHALALRAGATLINMEFVQFHPTGMIWPPSVKGILVTEGVRGDGGVLKNSEGERFMFSYIPPVFKGQYAETEEEADRWYEDQENNRRTPDLLPRDEVARAINSEVKEGRGTPHGGVFLDIASRMPASEIMRRLPSMHHQFKELADVDITAEAMEVGPTCHYVMGGIEVDPDTGAAAVPGLFAAGECSGGMHGSNRLGGNSLSDLLVFGRRAGLGAADYVQALTSRPTVAETDIDTAARAALSPFDPADADRAENPYTLHTDLQQVMQDLVGIIRRADEIERALRELDTLRTRIRNVAVEGHRQFNPGWHLALDLRNMLLVCECVARAALQRTESRGGHTRDDHPSMDPEWRRTLLACRLDGGDPFVPDVTVTAEQQQPMRPDLLELFDIDELGKYYTDEELADHPGRRG, encoded by the coding sequence ATGGTGGATGTCGAACGGCACAAGGTCGACGTCGTCGTGATCGGAGCAGGCGGCGCCGGGCTGCGCGCGGTGATCGAGGCGCGGCAGCGCGGCTTCTCCGTCGCCGTGGTGTGCAAGTCCCTGTTCGGCAAGGCCCACACCGTGATGGCCGAAGGCGGATGCGCCGCCGCGATGGGCAACGCCAACCCCCGCGACTCCTGGCAGGTGCACTTCCAGGACACGATGCGTGGCGGCAAGTTCCTCAACAACTGGCGGATGGCCGAACTGCACGCCCGCGAGGCCCCCGACCGCGTGTGGGAGCTGGAGACCTACGGAGCACTGTTCGACCGCACCCCCGACGGACGGATCAGCCAGCGCAACTTCGGCGGCCACACCTATCCGCGACTTGCGCACGTCGGTGATCGCACCGGACTCGAACTCATCCGCACGATGCAGCAGAAGATCGTGTCGCTGCAGCAGGAGGACCACGCCCAGCACGGGGACTACGAGGCCAGGGTGCGGGTCTTCGCCGAATGCACCATCACCGAACTGCTGAAGGATGCGGAGGGACGCATCGCCGGCGCATTCGGATACTGGCGCGAGACCGGACGATTCGTGCTGTTCGAGGCGCCCGCGGTCGTCATCGCCACCGGCGGTATCGGCAAGTCGTGGAAGGTCACGTCGAACTCGTGGGAGTACACGGGCGACGGGCACGCCCTCGCCCTGCGCGCCGGCGCCACCCTCATCAACATGGAGTTCGTCCAGTTCCACCCGACGGGGATGATCTGGCCGCCGAGTGTGAAGGGCATCCTCGTCACCGAGGGTGTGCGCGGCGACGGCGGAGTGCTGAAGAACTCCGAGGGGGAACGATTCATGTTCTCCTACATCCCGCCGGTGTTCAAAGGCCAGTACGCGGAGACCGAGGAGGAGGCCGACCGCTGGTACGAGGACCAGGAGAACAATCGCCGCACACCCGACCTGCTCCCGCGCGACGAGGTCGCCCGCGCCATCAACTCCGAGGTCAAGGAGGGTCGGGGCACCCCGCACGGCGGAGTCTTCCTCGACATCGCCTCGCGGATGCCGGCCTCCGAGATCATGCGCCGCCTGCCGTCGATGCACCACCAGTTCAAGGAACTCGCCGACGTCGACATCACCGCCGAGGCCATGGAGGTCGGCCCGACCTGCCACTACGTGATGGGCGGCATCGAAGTCGATCCCGACACCGGCGCCGCCGCGGTCCCGGGACTGTTCGCCGCCGGGGAATGTTCCGGTGGGATGCACGGATCGAACCGGCTGGGCGGGAACTCGCTGTCCGATCTGCTGGTCTTCGGTCGCCGGGCCGGTCTCGGCGCCGCCGACTACGTGCAGGCCCTCACCTCGCGCCCGACCGTCGCCGAGACCGACATCGACACCGCCGCCCGCGCGGCACTCTCGCCGTTCGACCCGGCCGATGCCGACCGCGCCGAGAACCCGTACACCCTGCACACCGATCTGCAGCAGGTCATGCAGGATCTCGTGGGCATCATCCGCCGCGCGGACGAGATCGAACGCGCCCTGCGCGAACTCGACACGCTGCGCACCCGGATCCGCAACGTCGCGGTGGAGGGACACCGCCAGTTCAACCCGGGCTGGCATCTCGCCCTGGACCTGCGGAACATGCTCCTCGTGTGCGAGTGCGTCGCGCGGGCGGCATTGCAGCGCACCGAGAGCCGCGGGGGACACACCCGCGACGACCATCCGTCGATGGACCCCGAATGGCGTCGCACCCTGCTCGCCTGTCGCCTGGACGGCGGCGACCCGTTCGTCCCCGACGTGACGGTCACCGCCGAACAGCAGCAACCGATGCGCCCCGACCTGCTGGAGCTGTTCGACATCGACGAACTCGGGAAGTACTACACCGACGAGGAACTCGCGGACCATCCCGGACGGAGGGGTTGA
- the bioD gene encoding dethiobiotin synthase, which yields MSILVVTGTSTDVGKTVATAALAANAVAAGLRVAVCKPAQTGVRDDGPGDLQEIRRLAGDRVRLVELARYPDPLAPDTAARRSGRPLLTLEEIVDTVRVLDAEYDLTLVEGAGGLLVRLGAGGFTLADVAAALGAPAVIVAAAGLGTLNHTALTVAALRSSGVECPGVIIGSWPTAPDLAERCNLDDLPDVTGVPVVGRIPAGSGALDARVFATRASRWSDLPLPTKRRAGGTSAVL from the coding sequence GTGAGCATCCTCGTCGTCACCGGCACGTCGACCGATGTGGGCAAGACCGTCGCGACCGCGGCACTCGCCGCGAACGCCGTGGCCGCGGGACTGCGGGTCGCGGTGTGCAAACCCGCCCAGACGGGCGTGAGGGACGACGGGCCGGGCGACCTGCAGGAGATCCGGCGACTGGCCGGGGACCGTGTCCGGCTCGTCGAACTCGCGCGGTATCCCGATCCGCTCGCACCCGACACCGCCGCGCGGCGCAGCGGACGCCCGCTGCTCACCCTCGAGGAGATCGTCGACACCGTCCGGGTGCTCGACGCCGAGTACGACCTCACTTTGGTCGAAGGTGCGGGAGGTCTGCTCGTCCGGCTCGGTGCGGGCGGCTTCACCCTCGCCGACGTCGCGGCCGCGCTCGGAGCGCCGGCGGTGATCGTCGCCGCCGCGGGACTGGGCACGCTCAACCACACCGCGCTCACCGTGGCCGCGCTCCGCTCTTCAGGGGTCGAGTGTCCGGGGGTGATCATCGGATCCTGGCCTACTGCACCGGATCTGGCGGAACGGTGCAATCTCGACGACCTTCCCGACGTCACAGGCGTCCCCGTCGTGGGCAGGATCCCGGCCGGCAGCGGCGCTCTCGACGCTCGCGTCTTCGCCACCCGTGCCTCTCGGTGGTCGGATCTGCCGCTCCCGACGAAACGGCGTGCGGGCGGAACTTCCGCTGTACTGTGA
- a CDS encoding 8-amino-7-oxononanoate synthase, with protein MTAHPALAWLDDTAAARRAAGLHRDPVVRTPGSTVVDLASNDYLGLTGHPEVLAGATAALRRWGAGATGSRLVTGTTAEHELLERELADFVGADSGLVFSSGYAANLGAVAALGGKDALIVSDAGGHASLVDACRLSRSRIVVTPHNDVDAVAHALATRAEARALVLTDSVFSTDGDLAPLRELHRVCRAHGALLLVDEAHGVGVRGAGGRGLVHEVGLAGAPDVVVTATLSKSLASQGGAVLADGRVREHLVDTARTFIFDTGLAPAAVGAARGALKVLRAEPARAAAVLEQAAHLARLTGVEVPPSAVVSVILGDPHVAADAAAKCRDRGVHVGCFRPPSVPAGTSRLRLTARANLTDDERALVDEVLTDVLAGARA; from the coding sequence ATGACCGCACATCCCGCCCTGGCGTGGCTCGACGACACCGCGGCGGCGCGACGCGCAGCGGGTCTGCACCGCGACCCCGTCGTCCGCACCCCCGGCTCGACCGTCGTCGACCTCGCCTCCAACGACTATCTCGGCCTGACCGGCCATCCCGAGGTCCTCGCGGGAGCCACCGCTGCCCTGCGGCGATGGGGAGCCGGCGCCACCGGATCGCGGCTGGTCACCGGTACCACCGCCGAACACGAACTCCTCGAACGCGAACTCGCCGACTTCGTCGGGGCCGACAGCGGCCTGGTGTTCTCGAGCGGATACGCCGCGAACCTCGGTGCCGTCGCCGCCCTGGGTGGCAAGGACGCACTGATCGTCTCGGACGCCGGCGGTCACGCCTCGCTCGTCGATGCGTGCCGGCTGTCCCGCTCGAGGATCGTCGTCACCCCGCACAACGACGTCGACGCGGTCGCGCACGCCCTCGCGACCCGCGCCGAAGCCCGCGCGCTCGTCCTGACCGACTCGGTGTTCAGCACCGACGGCGACCTCGCGCCGCTGCGGGAACTGCATCGCGTCTGCCGAGCGCACGGCGCGTTGCTCCTCGTCGACGAGGCCCACGGAGTGGGGGTCCGCGGCGCGGGGGGCCGCGGACTCGTCCACGAAGTGGGTCTCGCCGGCGCGCCCGATGTGGTCGTCACCGCGACGCTGTCGAAATCCCTTGCCTCCCAGGGCGGAGCCGTCCTCGCCGACGGGCGTGTACGGGAACATCTCGTGGACACCGCCCGCACCTTCATCTTCGACACCGGACTCGCCCCGGCCGCCGTCGGTGCCGCCCGGGGTGCGTTGAAGGTGCTGCGCGCCGAACCCGCCCGTGCCGCTGCAGTGCTCGAGCAGGCCGCGCACCTCGCTCGTCTCACGGGCGTCGAGGTGCCGCCGTCCGCTGTGGTGTCGGTGATCCTCGGCGACCCGCACGTCGCCGCCGACGCCGCGGCGAAGTGCCGCGACCGCGGCGTGCACGTCGGCTGCTTCCGGCCGCCCTCGGTTCCGGCCGGTACCTCGCGGCTGCGCCTGACGGCACGCGCGAACCTCACCGACGACGAACGCGCCCTCGTCGACGAGGTGCTCACCGACGTCCTCGCGGGAGCCCGGGCGTGA